AAAAATTTGCGGAGATCGCAAAAACGCATGCCAACACCACCATTAAAAATCATTTCCGCCCGGATTACAGTTCCTATCACGTGATAGACTATGATCCTGCTACCGGCGCAGTAGTACAGAAAAAAACACACCAGGGTTATGCAGACAGCTCTGCATGGTCCCGCGGCCAGGCATGGGGCCTCTATGGCTATACCATGATGTACCGTGAAACAAAAGATAAAAAATACCTGGAACAGGCAAAACACATCGCAGAATATATTCTGAACAATCCGAATATGCCTGCTGATCTCGTGCCTTACTGGGATTACAACGCTCCAAACATTCCTAACGCACTGCGTGATGTTTCCGCTGCCGCTGTAGCAGCTTCCGCACTGCTGGAACTGAGCAAGTACACCGACAAAGCCACCGGCAACCGCTACTGGGGCTCAGCTGAGAAAATGCTGACCAGCCTCTGCAGCCCTGCCTACCTGGCCCAAGAAGGTGAAAACAATGACTTCATCCTCATGCATAGCGTGGGCTCACTGCCTCATAATTCTGAGGTAGACGTGCCGCTGACCTATGCGGATTACTATTTTGTTGAGGCGCTCTTGCGCTATAAACAATGGGCTAAATAATATCTTAAAGGCAACGGGGTGTCGGTTTTCCGATACCCCCTTTTTTGTGTCTACGCTGTAGCGATCACAAAAATTTTAAGTTATTAAAAGCTCATAAAGCATTTATGATTATTAAAGCAGTAGCTCCGCTACTGCTTTTCAGTTCCGCCCCTTCGGGGCGGTGGGCGCTTTCGCTAAGGAGTAATTTAATATTTGATTACCTTTTCAATCCCAGCTAGTGAACAGAAGAAAGTTTTTACAGGCCGTACCCCTTGCCGGTATCGCTTCTACATTATCCACTGAAAAAGGTTTTGCCAGCGACCTCGCCGCAACAGCTGCTGCCAAACCCGCCAGCGACAGAGATTATAACGTACAGTTACTTTTGCGTATATCCAATCCCGTTATAAATGCACTGAGCGAAGGGAAACTGAAGGCACAGATGCCAACAGAAAAGGGGCCTGATTATGCAAAGCCGGTAGATAAAGTAACCTACCTCGAAGCCTTCGGTCGTACGATGTCAGGGCTGGCGCCATGGCTCAACCTCCCTGCAGACAATACACCTGAAGGTATTCAAAGAGCAAGGCTGTTAGCAGCTACACATGCCGCCATGGACCATGCTACTAATCCCGGCTCGCCCGACTTCATGAACTTTACCGGTAAATTCGACTCGCAGCCCCTGGTGGACGGCGCTTTCCTGGCGCTGGGTTTACTTCGTGGCAAAGACCAGATATGGGGAAAACTGCCAGCATCCGTTCAGCAGCAAACGATTACTGCCTTGAAGGAGCTACGCAGCATCAGGGCTTATACCAATAACTGGGTACTGTTTTCTGCCATCATTGAAGCATTTCTGTTGCAGGTAGATGCCGGCTGGGACAGGCAACCAGTAGATTTTGCGGTGCAGAAAATGATGGACTGGTATAAAGGAGATAGCATGTACGGCGATGGTACTAAATTTCACTTCGATTATTACAATGCCTTCGTAATGCATCCCATGCTCACAGAAACCCTGCGTGTAATGGCAGAGAAGAACGTGGGCAGCAAAGAGCAATACGAACTCGCACATGCGCGTATGCAACGCTATGGCGTTATATTGGAAAGACAGATATCGCCGGAAGGCACCTTTCCGGTAGTGGGGCGCTCCATGCCTTACCGCAGTGGCGCTTTTCAGCCGCTGGCCATGCTGGCACTACAGGAACAATTACCAAAGGAAATCAATCCGGCACAGGTAAGGTCCGCACTAACGGCAGTGAATAAACGAATTTATGAAGCGCCAGGTACATTTGATAAAGATGGCTGGTTACAGATAGGTTTCTGTGGTCATCAGCCGGAGATCGCCGAAGGATATATTTCTACCGGTAGTCTGTACCTTTGCACCAATAGCTTCCTGCCACTGGGATTACCGGCAGCACATAGCTTCTGGACAGCACCTGCTGCCGACTGGACGGCCAAAATGGCTTACAGTGGCGGCAAAATACGACGTGACCACGCAATAGATAATTAAGGATACCGGCAGCCGCGAACGATTTGCCCGACGCTGTTATGAATAAATCACCACGTTAGTGAATGTATTAGCAGCGGTATCAGCGGCTGCCATTTTTTTTGATTGCTGTTACGTTGAACGTAAGTTTTCATGTTAGTGATACCTGCTGTAATTGTTTGAAAATCGTGATTGAATATGTATATTTAATCTCAATTTTTACCAACGATCCCTATGTCCCGTTATTGTTTGAAACTACTTTTTGTAGTGTTCTTTTTTTGCAGTTGTTCACATCAGGAAAAAACTATCCAAAACAGACTTTTCTCCCAATCAAATGCTGTTGAACGCATCACTCACTGGAATATAACCACTTCATTTTATGCTGATACCGCTGCCGTTTCAAAAGGCAGGTACATGGATTCCAATTATCTCTCCATAGCCGGTGTTGATGAGAATAATATTGAACTTAATATCTTTAACAAACTTCCTGGAATATTTACAAGTAAAAAGATAAAGTGGGAGACTGATACTAATTCTTATCCACTGATACAGCTACTGAATGACACCGCCAGAAGACCTGCTGTAAAATACCTCCTGACAACGTTATATTCAAACCAGGATACCAATGTGGTATTACTCGTCAATGCGGCTCAGGCACTCCGGGTTCATCTGAATAATAAATTGATGTACGCACTTCCATTTAAAAAAAGCCAGGCTAAATTTTATGAAGACTATATTCCTGTTCATTTGAATAAAGGAGAAAATACGCTGATGGTTAAGGTCGGTGTTCATGATTTTTCTTCTTCCATCCCGCACTGGCATTTTAGCGCCGCTATTGCAACAGCAGACTACGCCCGGGAAAATTATGCCAGAGAATATGCATTTGATATTTTGAAGAAATCATGTATTCCCGCAGGATCAGCTGCTGGTATTTACATAGGACCATATATTGGTGATACTACCGTACATTATATACTAAGAGATGATTCGGGTCTTATTATTCAACAGGCGGGGTTAAACAAACTGGCTACAGATACGCTGACAGGATATGCAACATTGCCGCTGGCAGACAGTCTCCAGGAAAAGTTAATCAGTCTTGAGGTGCAAACTTCGAAAGGTACACTTAAGCAGGATTTTTATTATGGAGATTTCAAAGATTATTTTAAGAGATTGTCAGCTGATTATGAAGAAATTGCAGGTAGTGTCGGCTCTGACAGGGATCGTATAAACCTGGATGCCGCCTTCGGAAGGCTTTCATATTTATTGAAGACTTTTGTAACAGGTGATTTTTCTACGGTCAGGTACTGGGATCGTAATCGCATACAGTTTGCGAAGGAATTATCAGGCTATTTCAGGAGGTGTAAAGCTAATCCAGGCAAACAGGTTCCATACGAAGGATTTATCCATGGATTCAGGTCAGGACTGGATACGAGCTTGCAATACTATCTTTTTCATGCTGATACAAAGATGATGAAGCGAGGCCAAAAAGTTCCGTTGTTGGTTATTATGCCCTTTCCCACCAATAATGATGCGCCATTGCTTAAAAGCTGGTTTATATCCAATTATGATCAGCTGTCCTGGGATTCGCGTCTGGCCGATGAAAACGGTTTTGCGGTGATGTGGGTTAATCTCCGTGGAAATCCTGGTGTGAATGCTATAAGCTACCATGACCTAACAGAATGTATTAAAGATGCAAGTGCAACCTGTAACATAGATACAACAGCCATATTTGTGCTAGGTAATAGTGCCGCCGCCACCAAAACGCTGGTACATGCTGTACGAAGGCCTAATCTGATCGCCGGCTGTGCATTGGTTAATCCCGTTTTGGATCGACCTGTTGCTTCAGACTCTTTGCCACATGATCATTTAGAGACCACTGATTTGTTAGGGAATCTCTATAACAGTCATGTATTTATCAAATGTAGCATAGGAGATGAGAAGGTGCCGGTAGATAGAATAAAATCTTTTTATGATGATTATAAACGCAATTTTAATTCTTCCTCACTACTGATTGCAAAAGAAGGCAGCCATCTTAGTGCCCCCAGAGATTATTACCGTGATGTGTTTGTTTACTTTAAAAATAAATATAGGGCATTACATCCTGCAGAAATCAGATTTTCAACATACTCGACCCAGTATAACAGCAGTGGATGGCTGTCAGTGCACGATCTCAGGCCGCATTCCCAGGGAACTATAAATGCCCGGTTAACTGGTGATACATTGCTTATCCATAGCAATAATATTGGTAAAGTGACAATACGTGTTCAGGATTTACCAATATCTAGTGAAAAAGTTTACATTAAATTGAATAGCAATCCGGTATTCTCGTGTATTAAAAGTAATCGTAAAGACGTTGACCTGGTAATTGAGTCAATTAAAGAGAATGAGTCTCATACGCCAGAGGAAGTGTTTTGTAAACCGGTTTTGTTGGTATATGGTATTGAGGCTGGAAATCTTGAGGCCATATTCTCTCAAAACTGGCGACGTAAATATTTTTCTTCCTGCCCAAAAAAGTTAGATACAAACGTTACTGCTGCTGATCTTCAGCATTACAATCTTTTATTACTGGGAGATGTCAACAATAACAAGATAATAAAGCAATTGGCAGAGAAGAAGGTACTATCAGTTGCTAACAGGATAGTAACTTTCAATGGGTTTTCCTTTCCTGAAAAGAACCTTAGTTACCTTACTTTAGTTAGTCCCTTTAATACAGTTAATAAATGTCAGTTATTATATACGAGTGAGTGTACAGATGTACTGCCAGTCAGGGATATCTCAAATGAAAATGTGTATACGTTCAGGTCTTTCAGGAAGGAAGGGGAGAAATATGTACTGGAGCAGTCAGGTATGTTCTAGGTGAATACCTGGTCGGGAATATGGAAATACGTTTTATTTGAAAAGGAGTTATCAATACATGGTATTTCAACTGTATTGATAACTCTTTTTTTATCTTACTTATTTACCAAATTTCCTTGGATAATAGGAGAGCGTAATCATAAAATATTGCCGGAGTACATTATTGACTGTGAAAAACTGGGTGTTCCCATTAATATTATTAATGATGCCTTTATTTTCGTGTAACAGGTCAAGTGCAGATATTTTTATTTCGCCCTTGTTTGCAGGAAGAAAGCGATATGCTACGCTGGCATTCCAAATGGTGTAATAAATGGGAGTCGTGTTGTTTGAGCTATTTTTGTTATAGGTTATATTGCTGTTCCAGATTACGTTTACTGGAAATTGAATTGATCCTGCAAACTTAGCATGCTGGTTGAAGCTTTTAAACGTATTACTTTTATATCCTTGTTGTACGGTAGCGTAAAAATCGATGCCTTCTTCCAGTGAAAAGTTTAGGAAATCACGTACACGGAAACTTAATCCAAGAACTTCTGATTGATTGACGCCATTGGATAAATTCATAGTGCCATTGATAAATTGCGGGTATTTCACAAAAGTGAGTATATAACGCCCATTGATTTCATAGGTCTTAGTTAATTTTTCTATAGCCTTTTTCAATGTTCCCGTAACAACTATATTACGGTATCCGTCGTGATTAGCTGCATAAATAACCTGCCTGCCCAAACTGTCATATACCAGGCTGTCAATCATTTTGTCTTTGATGGAGAGGTAGTTAAAAGCCAGTACTGCAGAAAATGGATTTTTTGATTTACGGGTAATTAATTCCTGGCTGGCAGAGATTTTTGTTTCATATTCCGGTTTCAAACCAGGGTTTCCCTTATAAATGTAGGTGGTGTTGGAACTGTCTGTTAACGGTGCTATTTTATTCGCATCGGGGAAGTTCACATTCCTGTTATAGTTTAAATTTGATTTTAATTCATAGTTCCCGTACTGATGATCCGTATAGGTAAAAGATGCATCTGGAACAAAAGTGGAATAAGCGTAGTTAAAGTTTTGAATGTTTTGGGCCCCCTCGTTTCTATATTTAAAGAATTTATTTTTAACATTTACTTCGATATATGCATACCGGCCATACCTATTGGTAAGGCCTCTCATAATTGTCCTGGTGAAGGATAACCCTGGTGTGAAATCCTGCCGGTATGCCTTTCTGTGGTTGGATAAATAGTTGTTGATCGTATAGTCGCCTTTGAGGAGGTCGCGGTCCAGTACTATGTCGTCATTTACCTGGTTCTGTAATAATACTTGCGTAATAGCACTCATCGTAATGCCAGCAAGGTTGGTGTTTCTTCCAAAGATGAGCGGTTTGAGTCCGGGGTAAATGATATTAAAGGTATGTGCGAATCCAGATTCATTCAGGCGGGAATAGAGTCTGTCAAAGGTCATATTAGCCGTTGGAGAGGTAGTAGAAGTGAAGTCGCTTACATTTTTACTATTACCATATTTGCCGGCAGTTTTAAAAAAATAGCTAAAGCTAAATGCCTTGGAGACTCTTTTTTTATCATATGGATTCTGACGTTTGGTGTAATCCATTCCCAGGTTTATGTCCCAGGAGTTATTGTGGGTATCGGTCATTGTATGACTGCTGCTGATGATTCCATCAGCGGTTCTGCTAATTATGCTATTGTTTTCAGCGGTTTTGTTGTCGTTCAGTGCATTGGCAGTACCTGAGATTTTAAGTACATTATATTCCGTGCTTTTCTCATATTGTGCATTGAACGCGTGTTTGGTAGTATTGGAAAAACTGTTATTGTGAAAGTCTCGGGTTATGGTGGAATCTGGCCCCAGGAACGTTATTCCCCGACCTGTTTCCAGTGTTTGATTAGTATTGTTATTCAGAAAATAGTCCCATTTGAGCCTGTTAGTCGTTTGAAAGGCTACCTGCGGAACGAAATCATATTGAAACCGGGCGCCGGCCATTACTGGTTTGTTAAGACCATTCATATTAAAATTTGATTGATAGTCAACATTGATTCCATCAGATTTAAATGCGCTACTTTTAAATAGTAGGTCTACGTTATCGGCCAGCTTATTTATATTGTTGGTGGCTGCTACAAGGCTTGATTGTAACTTTTTGTTATAGCCACTTAGCATGACATCAGCAGCATATCGTTTATCGGTTCCGAGTCCGGCGGCGGCTTTTCCAAAGTATCCGGACTTTTTATCTTCTTTCAGGATGATATTGGCAAACATGGTTGAATCCAGCGGATTTTTTTCGTTTGCCTGTTGATATACCTGTAGCTTATTCACTGCATTTTTGGGCAGGTTTTGGGTGACGCTGGTAATAGATCCTCCCATAAAAGGCTTGCCATCTACTGTTACTGCATTAATTTTTTTGCCATTAAAAGTTATATCGCCGTCGCCCCATATGGTAAAGCCTGGCAAACGGCGAATCAGATCTTCAGTTGTGGCAGCAGTATCAAGCCGGAATGCATCAGCATTAAATTCCAGCGTGTCACCATTCATTCTGACAGGAGCAAGTGCTGTTATCTGTACTTCCTGTAATCTGCCTCCTTTATCTTCAGCAGTAAACTGATGGATATAAAGTGTACCTGTATTAATAATTGTACGATTTTTATCCAGAGTAAATATATATGTCAGGCTTTTATAGCCGATATGAGATATTACCAGTTGTAAAGGAATATCCAGGGGTAATGCACTAATGGTAAACTCACCAAAATTATTAGGAATGGTGAATTGTATCAGTGTTGTATCGGACAGATTATATACGGCAACGGTTGCACTGGAAAGGACGAAATTCTGTGTGGAATCTTTAACAGCACCTTTAATACTGCCAATATTTGTACTGGAATTTTTGACTTGACCTTCAACTATAATGCAGTTTAATATTAAACTGATAGCCAGAAAAGAAAATACGAGATATTTCAAGCGTCGGTAAACGTTTAAATAATGGCAGAACAATTAATTGAGTTGTTTCAGACTTCCATCTTCACTGAGAGCAGTAAGTGTAAATTGGAAATTAAAATACCCTTCCTCTTTATAGTAATAGCTTTTATAGGTCCTGCTGAAAGCAATAGGGGCTCCCAGTTGCCTTAAACACGTAATGTATTGTCTGGCCGAGCGTTCTGAAACCCTGAGTTTTTTTGATAGTTCAAGCGGTGTACCGGTTTTTTTATGGGTAATAAGATAGTCGATTGCCGATAGCCTCTCAATAATTAGTGGCAACATAGGGAATTGATAATTAAAAGGCTGAAAATGGCAGACCAGGAATGAAAGACCAGATTAATAACCAGCTATTCGATTCATGCCTCCAGATTTGCCCGGGTAATAATGTATGATTAGGTTGATAGTCTCTTTATTAATTGTCGACAGCTAACGTTGGTTGAAAATTCCATTTAAACCCTAAATATGCCGGGTTATAAGTCTTATTTTAAAATTATATTTTTAATACCATATTGTTTTTAATATTTCTTAACAATATAAGTATAATTTCTATTTATTTTTAAATAACTCTGCCTGAAAAAAGATGACTTGATAAAATTTTAATAACAAGGGAGAGGCTTACCATGGCTATTACCATATTTTCAGGTGATATATTTACGCGCAAAAAATAGCCGGGAAAGAATAATCTTATCATGTATGACTTGATTATCGCCCCCGGCTACCAGTTGTTTATCCTTTCATTTTCATTTTTACAATCACTGGGTTACTCTTCCTGTTTTGGGTTTGAAAGAACTGTTCCAGTACTGCCGGATATTGTGGACTTTTGTCTTTGTTCTTTTCTTTTTCTGCGAACAATTTTAGTGCGGAAACTGAAGAATAGAAATGATTGGAATAATAGTCAAGGCCATTAACACGTGCACTCTGTCCCAAAAAGGGTAGGTAAAAGTTTGCCGCATCCGGCGTCAGTCTTTCCATTGAAATTAGTTGCCCGGTGGATAAATTATATGCAAAGTTGTATTGATTTTTACTCTCAGAACCTGCCTGAGTAATGTATACACTGGTATTAATCTTGAAGAATAAATAGGGCGGTTTCTGGAAAATATTGCTGACTTCCATAATAATATTCTGGTCCTGGCTCAACGTTTTTCTAATGCTATCAATTACACTGACATTATTAGAGCTATAGTATGATCTGGAAATAGTTCTGTCTGCCGGAAAAACAAACTGGTAAACCTTTTCAGCTTTATCTTTATTTACTTTATACACCAGGTGTTCCAACGGTAATGCGATAAAAAAACTGCCATCCTGTACTATTCGCAGTTTTTTAAAGTAGCCTTTCAGCATGCAGATACCCAGATTGTCTTTTTGGTTAATAGGCAGCAATGATTTGTAAAGATTATCTCCCTTAAAAATATTTATGCGATGATAAATACTGTCTTTGGGTACCACGCCATGACCAAGATGAATATTGGTAAAGCTGGCGTAATAATTATTGCCTAGGGGAACAAAATCTTCACCATTGTTATCCACTGCTTTTTTTGAGGATGCCGGAATGGCTTTGCCATCAGTGGTAAACAATTTTAGTGTTGTCTTTTCGGTAACGGTATTATATATCAATAAATTTACTACCTCTTTTTGCTTATCAAGGAAAATATCTAATTGTGTATTTTCGGACTCCTTAAATCGGGAGATAAACTTACCGTCAGTAGCGAAGAATAAAATGCTTTTTGTATCCCAGTCATATACAATATAGCTTTTGTCTGTAATGATCAGCCGTGATATATCGCCAAACAGACTTTCTTTATTGGTTTCCAGTGGGATATACTCAATTTTTTCAAAAAAGTCATTGACATTACCGCCGTAGGCCGATGCCGGATCAATTCTGATTTTGGTAACCTCCTGCGAGAATACTGTCTTGGAAAAGGATAGCACTAGTGCTAACAAAGCAATTAAACGACATTTACTGATATTCATACCGGGCTTTTTAAAATAATTTATCACACAGCTGTTGATGTCTGAGCGCGATTAAATATAATCAGGAATATACAACAGGTAAATAGAAATCCAAATCCTATAAGCTGCGTGGTAATGGCTACATTCTGAATAATACTTGCGCAGCCACAGTCACTGTCTGTATATATGTATAATGCCAGGTTATAAAGCAGGTAAAACAGTATTATGCCGGCAGAACCAATGAAAGACCATTTGTTTCGTTTGAATATCAGGAACAGCATTGCCAGTATGTTTAACACCGGTAATGCAATTGCCAGCCATCCTACTGTGGCCACAGAAAAGAAATGGCTCATGCCAATTTTAGTAGCAATCGCATCTTTGTGTTTGATATGTAGTATTGCCATAAATGCCAGCGCACATGCCAGCAGGGCAACTATTGCCTCCTTCAGAATTTTTTTCATAGATCAGATTTTATCAGGTATTTCACTATAATGCTTTTACGGTACATGACAGATACGACATTACCACTTACAGCAATGCTCATCGGAGGAAATTTATTATCCAGTTCCGGAATATAGAAGCTCTTCCTATATTTTCCGCCTGCTGAAAGGTCATAGATATCTACAGTAGGCACTTTGTCTGCATTTATGGAATTAAGCAGGAATAGCTGATTGCCATCTATACTGCTGCCAGGAAAGAAGGTTACATTAGGGGAGATTTCCTGGTGTTGTACTCCTGGCGCAATTTCTTTGTAATAGGCCTTAGGAGCGGGTGTCTGATCAACAGTCTTTGATGCATATCGGAACTCCCCGGTAGCCTTGTCGAAGGCTATAAAAAAGCCGGTAAATGAACAATGGAATACGACATAATTTGAATTTGAAGCGGATATGAAATTACCGTCGTAGGCTAACTCAATTCCTGGTACTGAATCTTTAGTGCCAATAATTTCTTTCAGATCGTAATTATGTTTTATTGAATCTCCTGCAAATAAGTTCCTGATTATAAAGTTTGCATCTGCTGATTTTTCATTTGGCTGGAAGTGTATGGTGGTACTGTCTGTGAGGAACATTGCTCTGAAAACGGCCGCACTCGCCGGGATGCTTCGGGTGCTGATTTGTTTGAAATCCGGCTGGTCAGTCGGGTTGCTTTCCCGGTGAAATATTTTTAAACGCCTGTCACTAAAATCATAAAAGCGAAGATCGTTATTGATATATTCATAATTCATTATCTGGGTCCTTTTGTGCAGCGAAAAAGTGAACAGGGAACGCAGGTCTTTGGCAGACAAAAAATGTATTGTTCCATTTTTGAAATCGAGTGCTCCCATCAGGGTTGTATCTATTTGCTTGATACTTAAAAGAGAAGAAGAAGCAACCTCGGTACGGGAAACCTCTGCGAGGGTATCTGTATAGTTTCTGCTGAAATTCCACGTATATCCATCCTCTTTTGATTTATAGCTGATGGAAACTTTACCTTTATAAAACTGGTAATTTTTGGAAGAATTGTTACAGCTGAGCATTAAAAGCCCCGCAAATAAGCATAGATATATGCTGAAAATTTTCATAATGCTTGTCGGTTCATAGTTGTCGGAGTATAGCTTGTACTATTAATACTGGTAATTTTGTCCGACTGAAATAAAGAGGGATTCGCTGCCAATACGAATATTGGCAGCGAATAGGTATCTGTTCTAAAAGGAATAATTATTGCCAATGAGGAACCCCGGTGGCATCAACTCTTGTACCGTCGTTGAATACTACCACACAAGTTTTGTCGTTAGTAGCATCACAGGTGGATTTACCTTCTCCGGCATCAGTAAATGAAAACAGTAGTGTGGCAACAAAAAGTGCACAAAATGAATAGACAATATTTTTCATAATAATTTTTTTGTAAAGAGCAGTTGCGCTGTTATTTCCGGTAATATAGCTGTCGCTTTAAATGATGGCCAGAATTACTTCTGCCATATCATATCGCCAGTCGAATAAATAGTGTAATCCGGCATGTGGACGGTACAACTTGAATTGTTGCTTTGATCGCAGGTCCAATGATATTGCTCACCTGCATCAGTAAAAGCGGAGGCTGCAAAACCTATGGTGATAATGACAGCCACTAACAATAATTTGCGGATTTTCATGATAAGTGTTCTGGGAGTGAAGTAATTTTAATTAGATGTCCATGCACCTGTTGAATCAAGAATGGTAGTACCATCTTTAGCAGTAATTTTACATACATGGTCATTCACCTTATTGCAGGTGCCATAATTGTTTTCATCGGCACCGGTAAATGAAGAAAATGAAATAACAGCCATAACAGCAATCAACGGAATAGTTATCCGCTTCAATAGTTTCTTAGACATAAGAAAAAGTTGGGTTGAGAAATATTTTGACGCTTAAAAATAATTGTGATCACGGCAAGATATTTACCGTATGGTATTATTTACTGAAAACTTATCATGGTTGTAAAATCCGGGCTGCGGCTGATTTAATACTATCGACTTCTGCAGAAGGTACTTTTACTGGCATCTCTGTAATATACCTGGCAACTTTCCTGCAATTCAATGTATCCTTCATTTGAAGCAGGAGGTTCATTTCTTTATACTTTGGTATAAAGCGGGATGGCAGGTAATATCCCAGCCACTGATATACTTCCAGTGCTTTGTCGTATTGGCCTGTATTGTAATAAGCCTGCCCTAATTTTTCTATTGTTCTTTTACTGATGAAGTATTTGCGTGCCGATTCCAGTACTATGACAGCTTTGCTATTTGTGGCGCTATCCAGTAAAAGATTTTCACCATAACACGTCAGCAACTTTCCGTCAGCAGGTAACTCACGCTGCAGTTTTTCGTATTCTGCTGTGAGGGCAGGAGACGGAGACAGGTATTTTAACTTATCCCATTGATATTTGGCATGCATAGTGTACAAGGCGGAACCGGTGGTAAACAATAAAAGTAAGAAGGCTATCGTGAGAAGCAGATAGCTGAGAGCTGTGGATGTTAACTTTTTGAAGTTTGGTAAAGGTGTTCGCTTTTCTGATACACTAAAAACGAACGCAAAACAAAGGGCTAGCAGCAGCATAAATACATTGACATGGAAAG
This window of the Chitinophaga sp. Cy-1792 genome carries:
- a CDS encoding MauE/DoxX family redox-associated membrane protein, with amino-acid sequence MKKILKEAIVALLACALAFMAILHIKHKDAIATKIGMSHFFSVATVGWLAIALPVLNILAMLFLIFKRNKWSFIGSAGIILFYLLYNLALYIYTDSDCGCASIIQNVAITTQLIGFGFLFTCCIFLIIFNRAQTSTAV
- a CDS encoding 6-bladed beta-propeller, whose product is MNISKCRLIALLALVLSFSKTVFSQEVTKIRIDPASAYGGNVNDFFEKIEYIPLETNKESLFGDISRLIITDKSYIVYDWDTKSILFFATDGKFISRFKESENTQLDIFLDKQKEVVNLLIYNTVTEKTTLKLFTTDGKAIPASSKKAVDNNGEDFVPLGNNYYASFTNIHLGHGVVPKDSIYHRINIFKGDNLYKSLLPINQKDNLGICMLKGYFKKLRIVQDGSFFIALPLEHLVYKVNKDKAEKVYQFVFPADRTISRSYYSSNNVSVIDSIRKTLSQDQNIIMEVSNIFQKPPYLFFKINTSVYITQAGSESKNQYNFAYNLSTGQLISMERLTPDAANFYLPFLGQSARVNGLDYYSNHFYSSVSALKLFAEKEKNKDKSPQYPAVLEQFFQTQNRKSNPVIVKMKMKG